CGCTTTTTCCACACCTCGACATTCTCCGACTGGTCAAGCGGGAGGACGATATCGACCGTGAGGATTTTGACAGGCTTCATTCCCCCATGCCAGATAGCGACAGCCGTTTCCTAGGCAATCCCTAAAGCCCACCACCCTCATAGGGCTTTCCCTAGCTCGACCCCTCACTGCGCCCAGAGCGGGCGGAAATGCGCGAAATGCGCTTTTCTCCGCCCGGCAGGCTCGAAATTTCGTTCATATACGGGAATAAACGAGCCTCCAGTCGGCTCTAACGCTATACAGAACCAACGACCACCGCCGCATGCCGCCCGAACTGAAGACCATCGTCGACGACCACTACCAGAACCTCTATCGTTTCGCCTACAGCTTGACGCGGTCCTCCGACGACGCCTGGGATCTCACCCAAGAGGCCTTTCTGCGACTCGCCCAAAAACGCTCCAGCATCCGCTCCGCAAGCGCCATCAAATCGTGGCTCTACACCACACTCTATCGGGAATTCATCCGAGTCGCCAAAAAAGCCAAGCGCTTCGATCCCTGGGAAGAGCATGAATCCACCGCTCAGCCGAGCGATACCAGCCTAAACCAGATTCGAAAAGCCGAAGCCAACGATCTCCTGGACGCTCTGGGCCGACTGAAGACCGGCTACCGCCAAGTGGTGGCCCTCTACTACCTGGAAAGCTACTCCTACAAGCAGATATCCGAAATACTCGACATACCGATCGGCACCGTGATGTCCCGCCTCTCGCGAGGAAAAGACATGCTCAAAGCGGAGATCCAAGCTCCCAACGCCTCGCGAAACGAGAGGCTCGTCCCCTTTTCATCTCCCAAGCAAAGGCCTTCAAATGGATAGCCAAAAAGCAAAACTCATTCTCAGCAACTACACGCTCGGCCCGGAACCAAACGAGGACGAAACCTTCGACGCGGCGAGACGCTTCGCTGCCCAAGACCCCGAGCTCGCCAGCTGGTGGGAACGTCAGAAACAGGAGGACCGAGCCATTCAGGAAAAGCTCGACGCCAGCGCTCCGCCAGCAGATCTCCGCGCCGCCTTGCACGCCACCATCGAGTACCAGCAAAGCGCCAAGCGGCGACGCTTCGTCCTTCTCAGAAACTGGATTTCGCTCGCCGCAGCTTTCGTTCTCGGCATCGGAATCTATTATCAGTACGGGATCGACCGCAGCGACGACTACAGCGGTACGCTCACCCAGATGGCCTA
This region of Pelagicoccus sp. SDUM812003 genomic DNA includes:
- a CDS encoding RNA polymerase sigma factor yields the protein MPPELKTIVDDHYQNLYRFAYSLTRSSDDAWDLTQEAFLRLAQKRSSIRSASAIKSWLYTTLYREFIRVAKKAKRFDPWEEHESTAQPSDTSLNQIRKAEANDLLDALGRLKTGYRQVVALYYLESYSYKQISEILDIPIGTVMSRLSRGKDMLKAEIQAPNASRNERLVPFSSPKQRPSNG